One segment of Metallosphaera cuprina Ar-4 DNA contains the following:
- a CDS encoding ABC transporter ATP-binding protein has product MIEAKSLKVYFKSRDVVVKALDDVSVQVRDKEIVGIVGESGSGKTTLGRTILNLQKPLSGEVLWNGKNVFKLKGKEEKEFRRQNQIIYQNPYEAVDIRLKVYDIVAEGIRVHGLADTREEEREMVLRTLKEVGLTPEEDYANSLPNQLSGGQLQRVAIARALVLNPSFIVADEPVSMLDMSIRAGVLEIFERLRNEKGMGIMMITHDISTLGYIADRVYVMYQGKVIEYGTMDSVLEKPLHPYTQALITAVPIPDPSGRSTLFSVKVKEESEPYNGKGCKYYPKCPLAMTACKEKEPQLIGVSSDHYVSCFLY; this is encoded by the coding sequence ATGATAGAAGCTAAGAGCTTGAAAGTGTATTTCAAATCAAGAGACGTTGTAGTAAAGGCCCTCGACGACGTTAGTGTCCAGGTTAGGGATAAAGAGATAGTTGGGATAGTTGGAGAATCTGGGAGCGGTAAGACCACGCTCGGAAGAACTATATTGAACCTTCAGAAACCTCTCTCTGGGGAGGTTCTATGGAATGGTAAGAACGTGTTCAAGCTAAAGGGTAAGGAAGAGAAGGAGTTTAGGAGACAGAATCAAATAATTTACCAGAACCCATATGAGGCTGTAGATATCAGGCTAAAAGTTTACGATATTGTCGCAGAGGGCATAAGGGTACACGGTCTTGCTGACACTAGGGAAGAGGAGAGAGAGATGGTCTTGAGGACCCTAAAGGAGGTGGGATTGACACCAGAAGAGGACTACGCGAACTCCTTACCCAATCAACTATCTGGGGGTCAACTTCAGAGGGTCGCTATCGCACGAGCACTCGTATTGAATCCTTCCTTCATCGTTGCCGACGAGCCTGTCTCTATGCTTGACATGTCTATAAGAGCAGGAGTTCTGGAGATCTTCGAGAGGTTAAGGAACGAAAAGGGGATGGGAATCATGATGATAACTCACGACATATCTACCTTGGGATACATTGCGGACAGGGTGTACGTTATGTATCAAGGTAAGGTGATAGAGTATGGAACAATGGATAGCGTTTTGGAGAAGCCCCTTCATCCATATACTCAAGCCCTAATAACCGCAGTTCCTATCCCAGATCCCTCAGGTAGATCTACCTTGTTTTCAGTGAAGGTCAAAGAGGAATCCGAACCCTACAATGGGAAAGGATGTAAGTATTACCCTAAATGTCCCCTAGCTATGACTGCGTGCAAGGAGAAAGAGCCTCAATTAATTGGTGTCTCTAGTGACCACTACGTCTCCTGCTTCTTATACTGA
- a CDS encoding ABC transporter ATP-binding protein, with amino-acid sequence MIFEESTDNLLYVDSLKTYYKTKTGYVKAVDDVSLFLDRSKVIGVAGESGCGKSTLVTTIFRVVPKNAHIMSGSIKFKGQDILSMDIKRFRKEIVWKEIAYIPQASMDVLDPVYKVKDQMLETILTHEDVSKAEAMERIYKALENVGVPHEKADMFPYELSGGQRQRIVIAMSLLLNPSMIVSDEATTALDVITQAKILELMKSLQESRKFSMMFVTHDLSLLANVSDSIAIMYAGKLVEFGDVEKVFSNPLHPYTQLLIRAIPNIAMRKKKRLVAIPGYPPDLENPPKGCRFAPRCPLAMPICNEREPELSRAEGFHYVACHAVSKK; translated from the coding sequence TTGATATTCGAAGAGTCGACAGATAATTTACTTTATGTTGATTCATTAAAAACTTACTACAAAACCAAGACTGGATACGTAAAGGCTGTAGACGACGTCTCTTTGTTCCTTGACAGGTCAAAAGTTATTGGCGTTGCTGGAGAATCTGGATGTGGTAAATCTACATTGGTTACCACTATATTTAGGGTAGTACCAAAGAACGCTCACATTATGTCCGGATCGATTAAGTTCAAAGGGCAAGACATCCTTTCTATGGATATAAAGAGGTTTAGAAAGGAGATAGTTTGGAAGGAGATAGCTTACATACCTCAAGCATCAATGGACGTTTTAGACCCAGTCTACAAGGTTAAGGATCAGATGTTAGAGACGATATTAACTCACGAAGACGTCTCTAAGGCAGAGGCGATGGAAAGGATTTATAAGGCCTTGGAGAACGTGGGAGTCCCTCACGAGAAAGCAGACATGTTTCCGTACGAACTTTCTGGAGGTCAAAGACAGAGGATAGTAATAGCCATGTCCTTGTTACTTAACCCCTCTATGATAGTTTCCGACGAAGCGACAACAGCACTGGACGTCATAACCCAAGCTAAGATCCTGGAACTTATGAAATCCCTACAAGAAAGTAGAAAGTTCAGCATGATGTTTGTGACTCACGATCTATCCCTCTTGGCTAACGTAAGCGATTCGATAGCGATAATGTACGCAGGGAAATTAGTAGAGTTCGGGGATGTGGAGAAGGTGTTCAGTAACCCGTTACATCCATATACCCAACTTCTTATAAGGGCGATACCTAACATCGCAATGAGAAAGAAGAAGAGACTTGTGGCCATTCCAGGTTATCCTCCTGATTTGGAGAATCCACCGAAGGGTTGTAGGTTCGCCCCAAGATGTCCCTTAGCTATGCCGATTTGTAACGAAAGGGAGCCGGAGCTTTCTAGAGCTGAGGGATTCCATTACGTGGCCTGCCACGCGGTGAGTAAAAAATGA
- a CDS encoding ABC transporter permease translates to MNKTVKDLLQRKTFIFSIVVILFFALIALLAPVLTSYNNPYQVSQQFVAAPYAVPSWATIFPQYHGLPPNVKVELQPNEPISRFNTTFYKVTIPAGGEVNVTYNLLWNWSSPYNIDLSTTVVTPNTNDFQINLFVNEFNIMSFSPLPIPPQVFIAPGKANAIIFSSQEATSTNSPYVSSLPSQDAFLASIELPKTLLPRPGVYHIVLSFQNTGNKPETFLVSNLGYSSLGLTYGKLGTDDSGGSVFAEFVYGARFDLYLALIASALIIGIGLIVGLLAGYIGGFTDLVLNAFTDFFLLIPGLPLLIVLISILDLTGAIVNVNKAVIILLIISLLSWPGTAKIIRGQTLSLRNRTFVEASKALGEGKARILFRHIVPNLMGILFAQLSYDVPGVILAESGLDFLGLGITGFPTWGNMLGFATNNLSFVNGFAWWWVLPPGIGIILLSTAFYYFGSAMLDVLSPYKLRGE, encoded by the coding sequence ATGAATAAAACTGTGAAAGATCTTTTGCAGAGGAAAACGTTCATCTTCTCAATAGTAGTTATCCTGTTCTTCGCGCTAATTGCGCTACTAGCTCCCGTCCTTACCTCGTATAACAATCCTTATCAAGTTTCACAACAATTCGTAGCAGCACCTTATGCGGTACCCTCTTGGGCAACAATATTCCCTCAATACCACGGATTACCTCCAAACGTTAAGGTTGAGTTACAGCCTAACGAACCTATATCACGGTTTAACACCACTTTTTATAAAGTGACAATTCCTGCTGGTGGAGAGGTGAACGTAACCTATAACTTGCTCTGGAACTGGTCCTCACCTTATAATATTGATCTGTCCACAACTGTTGTTACCCCCAACACGAACGACTTTCAGATTAACCTGTTCGTAAACGAGTTCAATATTATGAGTTTCTCCCCATTACCTATCCCTCCGCAGGTTTTCATTGCTCCCGGAAAGGCAAATGCCATAATTTTCTCCTCACAAGAGGCGACCTCAACCAACTCTCCTTACGTTTCGTCCCTTCCATCTCAAGACGCTTTCTTAGCATCTATAGAATTACCTAAGACTCTCCTTCCTAGGCCTGGGGTCTATCATATAGTCCTCTCCTTTCAAAATACTGGAAATAAACCAGAGACCTTCTTGGTTTCCAATTTAGGTTACTCTTCATTAGGATTAACTTATGGAAAGTTAGGAACTGATGACAGCGGAGGAAGCGTCTTCGCTGAATTCGTCTATGGGGCTAGGTTTGACCTTTATTTAGCTCTTATAGCTTCAGCCCTGATAATAGGCATAGGGTTGATAGTGGGTTTATTAGCTGGATATATAGGAGGATTTACCGACTTGGTTTTAAATGCCTTTACGGACTTCTTTTTACTAATCCCTGGATTACCTCTACTCATAGTGTTAATATCTATCCTTGACCTCACAGGGGCGATAGTTAACGTAAATAAGGCAGTGATAATTCTTCTCATCATCTCATTGTTATCCTGGCCTGGGACTGCCAAAATAATAAGAGGACAGACGTTATCCCTTAGGAACAGAACGTTCGTTGAGGCCTCCAAGGCACTAGGTGAGGGAAAGGCTAGAATACTCTTCAGACACATAGTACCTAACCTCATGGGCATACTATTCGCCCAACTCTCCTATGATGTCCCAGGCGTAATTTTGGCAGAGTCCGGTCTTGACTTTCTAGGATTAGGGATAACGGGTTTCCCCACGTGGGGGAATATGCTAGGGTTCGCCACAAACAATCTTTCTTTCGTTAACGGTTTCGCATGGTGGTGGGTGCTTCCTCCTGGGATCGGAATAATACTCCTAAGTACAGCCTTCTATTACTTTGGTTCCGCAATGCTGGACGTTTTAAGTCCATACAAGCTCAGAGGTGAGTAG
- a CDS encoding ABC transporter permease — protein MTLVRYLAKRIVERLILLLGVVIFNFVIFQVLPTIYGINPAELYVPLTYKGLPRSELVQALDRQFGLNLPLDERFFVYMKSLLTFHLGISMSYQEPVITLIEQRFPVTALLVIPSLILSTILALVLGLYSISRQGKIGDVAVSFTSIMTYFIPAFWLGEIVLYFFGFYLRIFPTNLAEAITANGHSLEGFVYWINLMKFLTLPILFITVISYGVRNILFRNNGVELMGSNFVNYLRARGIDERKILYKHVTRNAIIPVVTRVGIDIAFLFAGVVFIEDIFNIPGLGRLLVRAAENLDVPLLGGDFYVITLFAVVILLVLDLIYPLIDPRVKYE, from the coding sequence ATGACTTTAGTTAGGTATCTTGCCAAAAGAATAGTTGAAAGATTGATACTACTCTTGGGTGTAGTTATCTTTAACTTCGTCATATTTCAAGTTCTTCCTACAATATACGGGATTAATCCCGCTGAGCTTTATGTGCCCTTAACTTACAAGGGATTACCAAGGAGTGAACTCGTTCAGGCCTTAGATAGGCAATTCGGGCTAAATCTTCCCTTGGATGAGAGATTCTTCGTTTACATGAAATCGTTGCTGACCTTTCATCTAGGTATATCAATGAGTTATCAAGAACCAGTAATTACGTTAATTGAGCAAAGGTTTCCTGTAACTGCTCTCTTGGTTATTCCTAGCTTAATCCTGAGTACTATTTTGGCGCTCGTACTTGGTTTGTACTCTATTTCTAGACAAGGTAAAATAGGTGATGTGGCCGTTAGCTTCACATCGATAATGACATATTTCATACCCGCCTTTTGGTTGGGGGAAATAGTTCTCTACTTCTTCGGTTTCTATTTGAGGATATTTCCAACCAACTTAGCCGAGGCGATAACTGCTAACGGGCACTCCCTAGAGGGGTTCGTATATTGGATAAATCTAATGAAGTTCCTTACGCTACCTATCCTTTTCATTACTGTGATAAGTTACGGAGTTAGGAACATTCTCTTTCGGAATAACGGAGTGGAACTTATGGGTAGCAACTTCGTTAATTATCTTAGAGCTAGAGGAATTGACGAAAGGAAAATACTCTACAAACACGTAACAAGAAACGCGATAATACCCGTAGTTACTAGAGTAGGGATAGACATAGCTTTCTTATTTGCCGGTGTAGTGTTCATTGAGGACATATTTAATATACCTGGGTTGGGAAGATTGTTAGTAAGAGCTGCAGAGAATCTGGACGTACCTCTTTTAGGAGGCGACTTTTACGTCATTACGTTGTTTGCAGTCGTTATACTTCTCGTTTTAGATTTGATTTATCCGCTTATTGATCCCAGGGTGAAGTACGAATGA
- a CDS encoding ABC transporter substrate-binding protein, producing MNDKLYILAALFLVFVIITALPIEVSSFAIANFNAPILTPSQAIYNEPWVGTIVYTYAYSTHTDEFNALLDGKVDFITLTHVSEIEELKTAPYNQTAFLAIAPQESFGQIAFAFGNNLTSNIYFRYAISSLINPENVTSYVLDNGVLGTDEPYFVNPSLQVYTQWFNPQAEAYYNQYESYNLTRAVMYLEKVPGVTHVNGQWYYNGKPLKLTFYYTYPPETLKRFAELLASSAAAINLSITPVSETFSALITQATTPPFNDFNMTTFGWINLGPFPNSWMNGIYTSPGNVGGFSNSTIDQVLQNALNAPTLAQEENYTKQADLLLQQQLPYVIYTWSNAIQAVYLPNWANYIYLASGTPEYAINIMDVHPTNQALNGTFIFSSISSDLPRHINIYASVSLYAFNTLDDMYDSLGISPLNNPTQVIPWVASSWQVQKQVTMTLPNGDKIVNGSIITVNLVHNDTWIDGVPLTAYDVNFTVWYYDLPGMMGTNTFDGVTLNYTFLSNEGFINTDLFGTIPSLVWTNVTNPYQIVFYLNSSSYVNEYLVLTEYPIMPAHAIAPVNVVTLYHSTLAPEISSGPYMFSSFNSEAKTVTVTYNPYYFRINPLIFMQNVTEGKSVNVTSEFQYYTWNNVTSSLVPNPVNGTAVMWLKYLNVSGEGYGNATSPVKMSMIAPGTYMGTINTTGLKPGIYEVVSKVMWDNGTRELFSYKSLNVTPSQVVTTTKPPTTTTTSSNTTLEIVAGVIIVIIIVAILVVVLRRR from the coding sequence ATGAATGATAAATTATACATATTAGCAGCATTATTTTTAGTCTTTGTAATTATAACTGCACTACCAATAGAAGTATCTAGCTTCGCCATAGCGAATTTCAACGCTCCGATTCTCACTCCTTCTCAAGCAATTTATAACGAACCTTGGGTAGGGACAATCGTTTACACTTACGCATATAGTACTCATACGGACGAGTTCAACGCCCTTTTAGACGGCAAGGTAGATTTTATAACGTTAACTCACGTATCAGAGATAGAGGAGCTTAAGACCGCCCCGTACAACCAAACAGCTTTCTTAGCGATAGCCCCACAGGAGAGCTTTGGGCAGATAGCCTTTGCATTCGGTAACAATCTAACCTCGAATATATATTTCAGATATGCAATAAGCTCTCTGATAAATCCTGAGAACGTCACATCTTACGTTTTAGACAACGGTGTTTTAGGAACGGACGAACCTTATTTCGTCAATCCTTCATTACAAGTGTACACACAATGGTTTAACCCTCAGGCGGAGGCTTACTACAACCAGTACGAGTCCTATAATTTGACTAGAGCCGTAATGTATTTGGAGAAAGTCCCAGGTGTAACCCACGTGAATGGACAGTGGTATTATAATGGCAAACCGTTGAAGTTAACCTTTTACTATACATATCCTCCTGAAACACTAAAGAGATTCGCTGAGTTGTTAGCCAGTTCCGCTGCAGCCATCAACTTATCTATAACACCTGTTTCTGAGACTTTCTCTGCTCTGATAACACAGGCTACGACTCCTCCATTTAACGATTTCAACATGACCACATTCGGATGGATCAATTTAGGTCCGTTTCCCAACTCATGGATGAACGGAATATACACTTCGCCAGGAAACGTTGGAGGCTTCTCAAACTCTACCATAGATCAGGTTCTTCAGAACGCCCTTAACGCACCAACCTTAGCTCAGGAGGAGAACTACACCAAACAGGCTGATTTGTTGCTACAACAGCAACTCCCCTACGTAATATATACCTGGTCTAACGCTATTCAAGCTGTATATCTGCCCAATTGGGCAAACTACATATATCTTGCAAGCGGGACTCCCGAGTACGCCATAAACATCATGGATGTACATCCTACTAATCAGGCATTAAACGGGACGTTCATATTCTCCTCCATCTCAAGCGACTTACCTAGACACATTAACATATACGCAAGCGTCTCACTTTACGCTTTCAATACATTGGATGATATGTACGATAGCCTTGGCATTTCTCCTTTGAACAACCCAACCCAGGTAATACCATGGGTAGCCTCATCTTGGCAAGTCCAGAAACAGGTAACTATGACACTACCTAATGGTGACAAGATAGTCAACGGATCAATAATCACGGTTAACTTAGTCCATAACGATACCTGGATAGATGGAGTACCACTAACCGCGTACGATGTTAATTTCACAGTGTGGTATTATGATCTTCCTGGAATGATGGGAACTAACACTTTCGATGGGGTTACGTTGAATTACACGTTTTTATCTAATGAGGGTTTCATAAACACGGATCTCTTCGGTACCATACCATCTCTAGTTTGGACAAACGTAACAAATCCTTACCAAATAGTGTTCTATCTTAACTCCTCATCCTATGTGAACGAATATCTGGTCCTCACAGAATATCCAATAATGCCTGCTCACGCTATAGCTCCAGTTAACGTAGTCACGCTTTATCACTCGACCTTAGCCCCGGAGATATCTTCAGGGCCGTATATGTTCTCCAGCTTTAACAGCGAGGCAAAGACCGTCACGGTGACCTATAATCCATACTATTTCAGGATTAACCCGCTCATATTCATGCAAAACGTAACTGAAGGAAAGAGCGTAAACGTAACTTCCGAATTTCAGTATTATACATGGAACAACGTAACGTCCTCCTTAGTACCGAACCCAGTGAACGGAACGGCAGTGATGTGGCTCAAGTACCTTAACGTATCAGGAGAAGGTTACGGTAACGCCACTTCACCAGTTAAGATGTCTATGATAGCTCCTGGAACTTATATGGGAACTATCAACACTACTGGGCTAAAACCTGGTATATATGAGGTAGTGAGTAAGGTAATGTGGGATAACGGTACAAGGGAGCTATTTAGTTATAAATCCCTTAACGTTACGCCATCACAGGTTGTTACTACGACTAAACCACCCACAACCACTACTACCTCCAGCAACACCACATTAGAGATCGTAGCTGGAGTAATAATAGTCATCATCATAGTGGCAATATTAGTCGTAGTTCTGAGAAGGAGATAA
- a CDS encoding S9 family peptidase, which translates to MNLSYLNYYPVLDYDVKDGRLAYVVLKDSPRVYIHGLGEIEIKEPESVHWVRSRLGVVADQGGAEIRSIYLIDDVPYPLLSDGHDNFDPVFITEDKFYFLSNRDKETIHLYLYEDGQITKISKGSSPVSDVCVSPGGRWIAYSSGIYDNDLILLDTKLEEEFTLSFSNSEQYPSSSQCFYGNSLLFLSNHRGFLDIGKLSLKDREITWIVTDDKDKYEALMWRDRLVYTVDNQGDISLYVDGKVLVKEGVSQSLKTDKDLFFLNSTYSRASDIYKYSEKIERLTDSMRDVRGEFVKPKIVTYRSIGENIDALLYERGGEDKGVVYVHGGPDYECLNHYSAEVQMLLDSGFKVICPNYRGSTGRGRRFNHLNDKDLGGGDLLDVIESVKLLGTQKVAVTGASYGGYLTMMAVTKFPDLWCAAAAVVPFVNWFTEKKTEREVLRQYDEIKIGNDESLLRDRSPIFFIDKIKSPLLILAGENDPRCPAEETMQVAERMKELGKDLEYKIYQGEGHGFYKRENLIDSIVRVVEFLNKNCQK; encoded by the coding sequence TAAGGACGGAAGGTTGGCATACGTCGTCCTAAAGGACTCGCCTAGAGTTTACATTCACGGATTAGGCGAAATTGAAATCAAAGAACCAGAATCGGTCCACTGGGTTCGTTCGAGATTAGGTGTAGTTGCAGATCAAGGTGGAGCCGAAATAAGGTCTATCTACTTGATAGATGACGTCCCTTATCCTCTCCTCTCTGACGGACATGACAACTTTGATCCGGTTTTCATAACCGAAGATAAGTTCTATTTTCTCTCCAACAGGGATAAAGAAACGATACATCTGTATCTTTACGAAGATGGTCAAATAACGAAGATCAGCAAAGGGAGCTCCCCAGTGTCCGATGTGTGCGTCTCCCCAGGAGGGAGATGGATAGCTTATTCCTCCGGGATATATGACAATGACCTAATCCTCCTCGATACCAAGTTAGAGGAGGAATTCACTCTTTCATTCAGTAACTCTGAGCAATACCCAAGCTCATCTCAATGTTTTTACGGTAACAGTCTCCTGTTCTTGAGCAATCATAGGGGATTCCTAGATATCGGGAAGCTCTCATTGAAAGATCGCGAGATCACTTGGATCGTGACAGACGATAAAGATAAGTATGAGGCTCTGATGTGGAGAGACAGGCTAGTTTATACGGTGGATAACCAAGGAGACATCTCACTCTATGTAGACGGCAAGGTTCTGGTTAAGGAAGGGGTTTCACAAAGTTTGAAAACGGATAAGGACCTGTTCTTCCTTAACAGCACCTATAGTAGAGCGAGTGATATTTACAAATATTCCGAAAAGATTGAAAGATTGACCGACTCTATGAGAGACGTGAGGGGAGAGTTTGTAAAACCTAAGATTGTGACTTATCGTTCTATAGGGGAGAATATTGACGCTCTATTATATGAGAGAGGAGGAGAGGATAAAGGCGTAGTGTACGTACACGGAGGTCCAGATTACGAATGTCTTAATCATTATTCGGCTGAAGTTCAAATGCTATTGGATTCTGGTTTTAAAGTCATATGTCCAAACTATAGAGGGTCGACCGGAAGAGGAAGAAGGTTTAATCATCTTAACGATAAGGATCTAGGTGGAGGAGATCTCTTAGATGTTATAGAGTCGGTTAAATTGCTGGGAACACAAAAGGTAGCGGTTACTGGGGCAAGCTATGGCGGATATCTAACTATGATGGCTGTGACTAAGTTCCCCGATCTATGGTGCGCCGCTGCAGCTGTAGTACCCTTCGTAAACTGGTTCACGGAGAAGAAGACAGAGAGGGAAGTGCTAAGACAGTACGACGAAATAAAGATAGGAAACGATGAGAGTCTCTTGAGGGATAGGTCTCCGATATTTTTCATTGACAAGATAAAAAGCCCCTTGCTTATTCTGGCTGGCGAGAACGATCCAAGGTGTCCTGCTGAGGAAACGATGCAGGTGGCTGAGAGGATGAAGGAGTTGGGTAAAGATCTAGAGTACAAGATTTATCAGGGGGAGGGACACGGTTTTTACAAGAGGGAGAACTTAATAGACTCTATAGTGAGGGTCGTAGAATTTTTAAATAAAAATTGTCAAAAATAA